A section of the Bacteroidales bacterium genome encodes:
- a CDS encoding FG-GAP-like repeat-containing protein produces MRFFHTLVIALLFFSTVCSQAQPSLKIDTIYFPQKEVRKVRISYNGEIWFFTGSPTGELYRITRTGKIENKTGEFASLLSNGLTDFVVPDTNQLIAGTNDNFVFHYSNGTFKNTVTDLGLAPTENHINSLYLTRQILRQNAITFADQIRFGVATNGNAYQGTSFGDKLYKIECYNQLNRSFLSKNDPFLLDIPVPHLCSGLWMSWPVFDNAQYGRPLCGNIDYYQSGSILYSWIGFEKGYVTKTNYDYTYPRYLESQAIRAMADYDDRYVLIAADSGIYYSNTWQDPHKIDLPLGNIRVSDIEVWQGNVYAATEKGLIRLISTNCNDFKISIDQNVQYGDTFNQTKFLFEPVLYGATKRCKWDFGDGTVSDQLFPVHTFNSPGNYRVTLEASNGECRDTVSALAVVFTDHNHVDLKKLINLEVDDYTYPMPVINIADLDGDQDPDLFSSPTSLYNSDGKTTPHFTPIDLVPDSIIGDEPFNSWVYQSLVGDMNNDGLNDIVANTRIFINKGNFRFDVISIDPEEFLQTYVENLLDYNYDGLTDIIIGTDYNLFVYINKGSFRFEKKVLAKYIYETVNGIRWIDIDNDNDNDIVVSGVSSERVFLNQNGEYTSANNTFFDGFPIDRFYAADMDNDRKMDFYFSSGSENFLYKGTNGKPVQYNDTWLTNERNPFFFNNQCSAYNVAFSDLDNNGYTDCIKNTLDNKTNRVFLNQGNMIFVNDTTGCFEIDSIIRENSITAADISNDGRTDVLLWDANDYDSDDFIFLNNTVNSNNWIKFHCFGSRSNINAIGSKVFIKARISNKDTWQYRVIEASVDKYIQNGYEVHFGLGDAEKADTVEILWTSGHHSIYTGLEANKTYNLIEPLIQVADTLVCENVRPFIHLPFCQSVVYEWQKNGLPAESVNNRLKISSPGVYRCVIHYDDFNDTTSSVTIHHLPVSRSEIRFAGDSIFCPGDSALISSITYPGAEYKWSVNGRILAADNDDRFYCRDSMSVQQFLTNAAGCVDTSNVLLPGLFPSPVVQYENVEFCRGDSAKVALDTFFTEYNWSNGDTTSFTWVYENEPLSVRVMNEFGCISNDTINYAVYPRPYFELGENVSIGYTDTYSLIQCYSDPYTYLWNDTIGFCSKSFSGDKLNIGDHKVKLTIINQYGCFYSDSIQIEVLLSVKDAALNDKILFVFPNPADTYTSLYINGFLNSPNTVVDVFNSGGILVDHFQLNVPSPTVFNYDVTKLRGLNILRLTANGKSVSVRLIKN; encoded by the coding sequence ATGCGTTTCTTTCACACTCTCGTTATCGCATTGTTATTTTTCAGCACTGTTTGCAGCCAGGCTCAACCTTCACTGAAAATTGATACAATTTATTTCCCGCAAAAAGAAGTAAGGAAAGTGCGGATTTCCTATAATGGTGAAATCTGGTTCTTTACAGGTTCTCCAACCGGAGAATTATACCGGATCACTCGTACAGGTAAAATCGAAAATAAAACCGGCGAATTCGCCTCACTGTTATCCAATGGTTTAACAGACTTTGTAGTACCTGATACAAATCAACTGATTGCCGGTACAAATGACAATTTTGTGTTTCATTACAGTAACGGTACTTTTAAAAATACAGTTACAGATCTGGGACTTGCTCCTACAGAAAATCATATTAATTCACTGTACCTGACAAGGCAAATATTGAGACAAAACGCAATAACCTTTGCTGATCAGATTCGTTTCGGAGTAGCCACAAACGGAAACGCATACCAGGGCACCTCTTTTGGGGATAAACTTTATAAAATTGAATGCTATAACCAGTTAAACAGAAGCTTCCTCAGCAAAAACGATCCTTTTTTACTGGATATTCCCGTTCCTCATTTGTGTTCTGGTTTATGGATGTCCTGGCCTGTGTTTGATAATGCTCAATATGGCCGTCCCTTATGCGGCAACATCGATTATTATCAAAGCGGTTCTATATTATATTCATGGATCGGTTTTGAGAAAGGTTATGTTACAAAAACAAATTATGATTATACTTACCCAAGATACCTGGAGTCTCAGGCAATCAGGGCTATGGCTGATTATGATGACAGGTATGTGCTGATTGCTGCGGATAGCGGAATATATTATTCAAATACGTGGCAGGATCCGCACAAGATCGATTTGCCGCTGGGTAATATCCGGGTTTCTGATATAGAAGTGTGGCAGGGCAATGTATATGCAGCCACAGAAAAAGGCTTAATCAGGCTTATCAGCACGAATTGCAACGATTTCAAAATTTCAATCGACCAGAATGTGCAATATGGTGATACCTTTAATCAAACTAAATTTTTATTTGAACCGGTCTTATACGGAGCTACAAAACGCTGCAAATGGGATTTTGGTGATGGTACAGTTTCTGATCAATTATTTCCTGTACATACCTTTAATTCCCCGGGAAATTACAGGGTCACCCTCGAAGCATCAAATGGTGAGTGCAGGGATACTGTTTCAGCGCTGGCTGTAGTGTTCACTGATCATAACCATGTGGATCTGAAAAAATTAATTAATCTCGAGGTCGATGATTATACCTACCCGATGCCTGTAATTAATATTGCTGATCTCGACGGAGACCAGGATCCGGATTTGTTTAGTTCCCCAACATCACTTTATAATTCAGACGGTAAAACTACTCCTCACTTTACTCCTATTGACCTGGTGCCCGATTCGATTATCGGTGACGAACCGTTCAACAGCTGGGTATATCAATCTCTCGTCGGTGATATGAATAATGACGGATTGAATGATATTGTTGCCAACACAAGGATTTTTATCAATAAAGGAAATTTCAGATTTGACGTTATTTCAATCGATCCTGAAGAATTTTTGCAAACTTATGTTGAAAATCTGCTTGACTATAATTACGACGGGCTTACTGATATTATCATAGGTACTGATTACAATTTGTTTGTGTACATCAACAAAGGGTCATTCAGGTTTGAAAAGAAAGTTCTCGCTAAGTATATTTATGAAACTGTTAATGGCATTCGTTGGATAGATATAGATAATGATAATGACAATGATATTGTAGTATCAGGAGTGTCTTCAGAAAGAGTCTTTCTAAATCAGAACGGGGAATACACTTCGGCAAATAATACTTTTTTCGACGGATTTCCTATAGACAGGTTTTATGCGGCAGATATGGACAATGATCGAAAAATGGATTTTTATTTTTCATCAGGTTCAGAAAATTTCTTATATAAGGGTACAAACGGAAAACCTGTTCAGTACAATGATACCTGGCTCACAAACGAAAGAAATCCTTTTTTCTTTAACAACCAATGCAGTGCATATAACGTGGCCTTCAGCGACCTGGATAACAATGGTTATACAGATTGTATCAAAAACACACTGGACAATAAAACCAACCGTGTTTTCCTGAACCAGGGTAATATGATATTTGTGAATGACACAACAGGTTGTTTCGAAATCGACTCGATAATAAGAGAAAACTCAATAACGGCGGCTGATATTTCAAATGATGGCAGAACAGATGTGCTCTTATGGGATGCCAATGATTACGACTCGGATGATTTTATCTTTTTAAACAATACTGTTAATTCAAACAACTGGATAAAATTTCACTGTTTTGGTAGTCGGTCCAATATTAATGCGATAGGTTCAAAGGTGTTTATCAAAGCAAGAATCAGCAATAAGGATACATGGCAATACCGGGTCATTGAAGCTTCGGTGGATAAATATATACAGAACGGATATGAGGTACACTTCGGACTCGGAGATGCTGAAAAAGCAGATACAGTTGAAATTCTCTGGACTTCCGGACATCACAGCATATATACAGGCCTGGAAGCCAATAAAACATATAACCTGATCGAACCACTTATTCAGGTTGCTGATACCCTTGTTTGCGAAAACGTGAGGCCATTCATTCATTTACCGTTTTGTCAGTCAGTAGTATATGAATGGCAAAAAAATGGCCTTCCAGCTGAATCCGTGAATAACCGGTTAAAGATAAGCAGCCCGGGAGTATACAGGTGTGTTATTCATTATGATGATTTTAATGATACTACTTCCTCGGTCACTATTCACCATTTGCCGGTTTCGAGGTCGGAAATCCGGTTTGCAGGTGATAGTATATTTTGCCCCGGTGACAGTGCCCTTATCAGTTCAATTACTTACCCTGGCGCGGAATACAAGTGGTCAGTTAACGGCAGAATATTAGCTGCTGATAACGACGACCGCTTTTATTGCCGGGATAGCATGTCTGTTCAACAATTTCTTACAAATGCCGCAGGATGTGTGGATACTTCAAATGTGCTTTTGCCCGGATTGTTCCCTTCTCCAGTAGTTCAATATGAAAATGTGGAATTTTGCAGGGGTGATTCAGCCAAAGTAGCATTGGACACGTTCTTCACTGAATACAATTGGTCAAACGGAGATACAACTTCTTTTACATGGGTTTATGAAAATGAACCGCTTTCAGTAAGAGTTATGAACGAATTTGGCTGTATTTCAAATGATACAATCAATTATGCTGTTTATCCGCGACCTTATTTTGAGCTGGGTGAAAATGTATCCATTGGCTATACAGATACCTATTCACTCATTCAATGCTATTCGGACCCCTATACTTATTTATGGAACGATACAATCGGCTTTTGTTCGAAATCATTTAGCGGAGATAAACTTAATATTGGCGACCATAAGGTGAAGCTCACCATTATTAACCAGTATGGTTGTTTTTATTCAGACAGCATTCAAATAGAGGTTTTATTAAGCGTTAAAGATGCTGCCCTGAATGATAAAATCCTGTTTGTATTTCCGAATCCTGCTGATACCTACACGTCTCTTTATATTAACGGTTTTCTTAACAGTCCCAATACCGTGGTGGATGTATTTAATTCGGGCGGCATCCTGGTTGACCATTTTCAATTGAATGTCCCGTCGCCTACCGTTTTTAATTATGATGTTACAAAACTAAGGGGCTTGAATATTTTAAGGTTGACTGCTAATGGAAAATCCGTATCGGTAAGATTGATTAAAAACTGA
- a CDS encoding NAD(P)H-binding protein, whose product MYKVAILGGTGKTGKFVVDELVKQGYPVRMLVRNPQKAVNIDPLVEVVTGNARNYATIQRLVTGCHAVISTLGPAKGEPPINSVAVSHLIKVMKNLKIKRYIEIAGWGLQAAEDKRGLKTRLAGWLIRKMVPVKAKARQNVYEMLKASNLDWTIVRCPTIEMTLSRRKLFVELADAPGNKVSAADLAEFLVTQLKDETYYKKCPFVAS is encoded by the coding sequence ATGTATAAAGTAGCGATTCTCGGCGGCACCGGGAAAACCGGAAAGTTTGTGGTTGATGAACTCGTCAAACAGGGATACCCGGTTAGAATGCTTGTCAGGAACCCTCAAAAAGCAGTAAATATCGATCCTCTTGTTGAAGTGGTGACAGGCAACGCAAGAAACTATGCAACTATTCAGCGACTGGTTACAGGTTGCCATGCCGTGATAAGCACACTGGGGCCTGCAAAGGGTGAACCTCCCATTAATTCCGTGGCTGTTTCCCATTTGATTAAGGTAATGAAGAATCTGAAGATTAAAAGATATATTGAAATAGCAGGCTGGGGATTGCAGGCAGCAGAAGATAAAAGAGGATTAAAAACGCGGCTTGCAGGATGGCTGATCCGAAAAATGGTACCCGTAAAGGCAAAAGCCCGGCAGAACGTGTATGAAATGCTTAAGGCCAGCAACCTTGATTGGACCATTGTACGGTGCCCGACTATTGAAATGACATTGTCGCGCCGCAAATTATTTGTTGAACTGGCGGATGCCCCGGGTAATAAAGTGAGTGCCGCTGACCTGGCCGAATTTTTAGTGACCCAGCTTAAGGATGAAACGTATTATAAAAAATGCCCTTTTGTGGCCAGTTAA
- a CDS encoding leucine-rich repeat domain-containing protein gives MMTTSELYQNIKEAYSNSNLNKISVTLIGLYREQQYGTLKQIAEIISESDAFEPGNDAKNFARMMMLYHPDRGDFHRMEIDRLAAAGDHDGLLRYSHILRLGKIDEIAATLANYEDIDYSPVYEWDINLENFTIINTSGKVVGEKTNRSGSKKRYYSFYEGVQMRIFGDLNVGFPTYYLEDLDEFELSQSGINDLDGIQYCLHAIVIDLSENSISDITPLWKLTQLEELNLSDNEIEDIETLSNLRNLKSLNLSNNSIRDISYLLELPKLEFVNLTGTKVNQSQVEELEEAGITVVL, from the coding sequence ATGATGACAACATCTGAATTGTATCAAAACATAAAAGAAGCTTATTCGAATTCGAATTTGAATAAAATCAGCGTTACCCTGATTGGCTTATACAGGGAACAGCAATATGGCACCCTTAAACAGATTGCTGAAATCATAAGTGAATCGGATGCTTTTGAACCGGGAAACGACGCTAAAAATTTTGCCCGGATGATGATGCTGTATCATCCTGACAGGGGCGACTTTCATCGTATGGAAATTGACAGGCTGGCAGCAGCGGGAGACCATGACGGATTACTGAGATATTCGCATATCCTGCGACTGGGCAAAATTGATGAGATAGCCGCAACGCTTGCAAATTATGAGGATATAGATTATTCACCGGTATATGAGTGGGATATAAACCTTGAAAATTTCACCATCATAAATACAAGCGGAAAAGTCGTCGGAGAAAAAACTAACCGTTCCGGATCAAAGAAAAGATACTATTCATTTTATGAAGGTGTCCAGATGAGAATTTTCGGCGATCTGAATGTCGGCTTTCCAACATATTATCTTGAAGATCTCGATGAATTTGAATTGTCTCAATCAGGAATCAATGATCTCGATGGCATTCAGTACTGCCTTCATGCCATCGTGATAGACCTTTCAGAAAATTCGATATCAGATATAACGCCCCTCTGGAAACTTACACAGCTTGAAGAACTGAATTTATCCGACAATGAAATAGAAGATATTGAAACGCTTTCAAATCTAAGGAATCTAAAATCGCTTAACCTGTCCAACAACTCCATCCGCGATATCTCCTACCTCCTTGAACTGCCAAAGCTTGAATTTGTTAACCTCACCGGGACCAAAGTGAATCAATCACAGGTTGAAGAACTTGAAGAAGCCGGTATCACTGTTGTTTTATAA
- a CDS encoding M20/M25/M40 family metallo-hydrolase, with protein MKHNYIFALLISTLFNLIFEYNCYSQTKLHVDAEYIKDVVSDIASDDYQGRETGTAGCVMAEDYFAAELQKLGLKPAGDSGSWFFNYSIPKEEFDLTAGLTIDNRSFFQGYNEDFSVVYKSEPGDVQGDIVFAGYGIYNPEKNRNDFDTLDLKNKIVLMKRGAPRNDIQSWMPSCIDSVKAAYCYEHGAVGVLFYEPLIRTNQRILKPTFGNHLAMVRVIPCFPVFSIDERVVRFIFSQMGQSYYRINNLIETQPESFATKSTCHMSASGKKNQSIHTRDVLGMIKGTDRTLKDEFIVIGGHIDHLGADEHGKLWNGADDNASGPAVALGIARAMIMNKYKPRRSIIFAAWTGEEMGLLGSKAWCDRPTVDASKIVVYFNLDMVAVGNGKLNMPGTAYGPELADFIKENLDTALLRNIIWSDGGISGSDHSNFLNLGIPAFAGMTAGSHPDYHQPGDDPEKISKPVLQFTGDFIAACVTAIADSRSDFNRLARQEENQMRLMSFSFYQPISLSSCNEKLSETNFRQGLVNFSKSQPSADQNANFIGLLADLDSALQKNNNKYVFSTSAYDAMMTREGLLAAFNPADVGMDDLKLKVLASQGYRIAIVDSKNVICTDTARMRHFLTICHQNGLGVILNNLPVPCLEAITSESVDPVLIMNSEFLSDRIFSNIKAKGHLIIFALKNNDIINQENRNLARLIELAGDDHILICPSDLAPEDLRYLKMFVRQYSKSAKDKSLQYKLLNDNFRDFAVKSMQPNL; from the coding sequence ATGAAACACAACTACATCTTCGCCTTACTTATCTCAACCCTGTTTAACCTAATTTTTGAATACAACTGTTATTCACAAACCAAACTTCATGTAGATGCAGAATATATAAAGGATGTTGTTTCGGATATTGCTTCCGACGATTACCAGGGTCGTGAAACCGGTACTGCCGGATGTGTTATGGCCGAAGATTATTTTGCTGCCGAACTGCAGAAACTGGGCCTGAAACCAGCCGGTGATTCAGGTTCCTGGTTTTTTAATTATTCAATTCCAAAAGAGGAGTTTGACCTGACAGCAGGACTTACGATCGACAACAGGTCATTCTTCCAGGGATATAATGAGGATTTTTCAGTAGTTTATAAAAGTGAGCCCGGTGATGTCCAGGGTGATATTGTTTTCGCCGGTTATGGTATTTATAACCCGGAAAAAAACAGGAATGATTTTGATACGCTTGACCTTAAAAATAAAATAGTTTTAATGAAGCGAGGTGCCCCGCGTAATGACATACAGTCTTGGATGCCTTCCTGTATCGATTCGGTAAAGGCAGCATACTGTTACGAACACGGTGCTGTGGGAGTGTTATTTTATGAACCGCTTATTCGCACAAATCAGCGCATTCTGAAACCAACTTTTGGAAATCACCTGGCTATGGTAAGGGTAATTCCCTGTTTCCCTGTGTTTTCAATTGATGAGCGGGTTGTGCGGTTTATTTTTTCGCAAATGGGACAGTCGTATTACCGCATTAACAACTTGATTGAAACCCAGCCCGAATCCTTTGCAACGAAAAGCACCTGTCATATGTCGGCTAGCGGTAAAAAGAACCAGTCGATTCATACCCGCGATGTACTGGGAATGATAAAGGGAACGGACAGGACTCTGAAAGATGAATTTATCGTTATAGGAGGGCATATTGACCATCTTGGCGCAGACGAACACGGAAAATTATGGAACGGAGCTGATGATAATGCCTCCGGACCTGCAGTTGCCCTTGGAATTGCCAGGGCTATGATCATGAACAAGTACAAACCCAGGCGGAGTATAATTTTCGCCGCATGGACCGGAGAGGAGATGGGGCTTCTGGGTTCAAAGGCATGGTGTGACCGCCCAACTGTTGATGCATCAAAGATTGTTGTATATTTCAATCTGGATATGGTAGCCGTAGGAAATGGAAAACTAAATATGCCCGGCACTGCTTACGGTCCCGAACTGGCTGATTTCATTAAGGAAAATTTGGACACAGCCCTTCTCAGGAACATCATTTGGAGTGACGGAGGTATTTCGGGAAGCGATCACAGTAACTTTTTAAATCTTGGAATACCAGCATTTGCAGGGATGACAGCTGGTTCACATCCCGATTATCACCAGCCTGGCGATGATCCTGAAAAAATAAGTAAACCTGTGCTTCAGTTCACTGGCGATTTTATTGCTGCCTGTGTTACCGCAATTGCGGACAGCCGTTCCGACTTTAACCGCCTGGCACGACAGGAGGAAAACCAGATGAGACTTATGTCATTTTCATTCTATCAGCCAATCAGTTTATCATCATGCAATGAAAAATTAAGTGAAACTAATTTCAGACAGGGACTTGTGAATTTCTCCAAATCACAGCCTTCCGCAGATCAGAATGCAAACTTCATCGGTTTATTAGCGGATCTTGACAGTGCGCTGCAAAAAAATAACAACAAGTATGTATTTTCCACAAGTGCCTACGATGCGATGATGACCCGTGAAGGATTGCTTGCGGCTTTCAATCCCGCCGATGTCGGCATGGATGATCTGAAATTAAAAGTACTTGCAAGCCAGGGATACCGCATTGCCATAGTCGACAGCAAAAATGTAATTTGTACTGATACGGCCAGGATGAGACACTTTTTGACTATTTGCCATCAAAACGGCCTGGGTGTAATTCTGAATAACTTACCTGTGCCCTGCCTGGAAGCCATCACATCCGAATCCGTTGATCCGGTGTTGATAATGAATTCCGAATTTCTCAGCGACCGGATATTCAGTAATATCAAAGCCAAAGGCCACCTCATCATATTTGCATTGAAAAACAATGATATCATAAACCAGGAAAACAGAAATTTGGCCAGACTGATTGAACTGGCCGGCGACGATCATATTCTGATTTGTCCTTCGGATCTTGCTCCTGAAGATTTGCGGTACCTCAAAATGTTTGTCAGGCAGTACTCAAAGTCCGCTAAGGACAAGTCGCTGCAATATAAATTATTGAATGATAATTTCCGTGATTTTGCGGTAAAGTCGATGCAGCCGAATCTTTAG
- a CDS encoding DUF4440 domain-containing protein — protein sequence MKKKTMILAVVYLGWTALALQAQSTEDLKAKVTRVNQEMAKAMMEGNTEKTLSYYTEDAISMPNNADMIEGLPAIRKSTVEMSTTGMKVKSFEVQTIYAVPCENMILEIGKFNIRFTMPQSDEINEDAGKYLTIWEQQPDGTLKIKLETWNADASPEMSSGMNSVNQ from the coding sequence ATGAAAAAAAAAACAATGATTCTTGCTGTCGTTTATTTAGGATGGACAGCTCTAGCATTACAGGCCCAAAGTACTGAAGATCTCAAGGCAAAAGTCACCCGTGTTAACCAGGAGATGGCTAAAGCCATGATGGAAGGAAATACTGAAAAAACACTCAGTTATTATACCGAAGATGCCATTTCAATGCCCAATAACGCTGATATGATTGAAGGACTGCCAGCTATCCGAAAATCGACTGTCGAAATGAGCACAACCGGTATGAAGGTAAAATCCTTTGAAGTCCAGACTATCTATGCGGTTCCATGTGAAAACATGATCCTTGAAATCGGAAAATTCAATATCCGTTTCACCATGCCTCAATCGGATGAAATTAATGAAGACGCCGGTAAATATCTGACAATCTGGGAACAGCAGCCTGACGGCACGCTTAAAATCAAACTTGAAACCTGGAATGCGGATGCAAGCCCCGAAATGAGTTCGGGGATGAATTCTGTAAACCAATAA
- a CDS encoding pyridoxamine 5'-phosphate oxidase family protein, whose product MENTIAECIRFANENKVCFLATDENGQPRVRALGFWFADETGFYFQTGMIKDLFRQLIKNPKAEACFYKHGPDAGITMRISGETEFVNDKSLKEKVLNERPFLKEFGLTVDSPGLIIFRIAHGNAFFWTMENNLKKKKLIPF is encoded by the coding sequence ATGGAAAACACTATAGCAGAATGTATCCGGTTTGCCAATGAGAACAAGGTTTGTTTCCTGGCTACTGATGAGAATGGTCAGCCCAGAGTGCGTGCGCTCGGATTCTGGTTTGCCGATGAGACCGGGTTTTATTTTCAAACAGGAATGATTAAGGATCTTTTCAGGCAACTGATCAAAAACCCGAAAGCAGAAGCATGTTTTTATAAACACGGACCTGATGCCGGTATTACCATGCGCATTTCGGGGGAAACTGAATTCGTAAACGATAAAAGCTTAAAGGAAAAGGTATTAAATGAACGGCCTTTTCTTAAAGAATTTGGTTTAACTGTCGACAGTCCGGGACTTATTATTTTCCGGATTGCCCATGGAAATGCATTTTTCTGGACGATGGAAAATAATCTGAAAAAAAAGAAGCTTATTCCGTTCTGA
- a CDS encoding heavy metal translocating P-type ATPase, protein MKSITKTYPVEGMSCASCALNVERTLKRQPGVASAAVNYANSSAVIEFKEPVDATLLQSAIRSIGYDLIIEEDKTESAEEKQQSHYRQLLFNMTGALALAFPVMVISMFFMSVPFANYIMLVLTLPVLVFFGRNFFINAFRLARHGQANMDTLVALSTGIAFLFSLFNTFYPHFWHSRGLHPHVYYEASAVVIAFILIGKVLEERAKSKTSSAIRKLMGLQPDLAVMLDEQGNEKTVPVSLVRHENRLRVKPGDKIPVDGEFFSGTSSIDESTITGESMPVDKTKGDRVFAGTMNLNGSFVMIAKQVGSETVLSRIIQMVQQAQGSKAPVQKTVDRVAGIFVPVVITISLLSFAGWMFFGGDISRALLAMVTVLVIACPCALGLATPTAIMVGMGKGARNGILIKDAESLERIRDINAIVMDKTGTLTVGHPAVTGIKWFAEGKDIPAYTRLLISIEKLSSHPLASAIVSSLSKQTGEYSEPGFFENLPGKGVKARFDGKSFFTGNIKLLADEEIPISAGQMQYINAMQEEANTVVLFADENGLLAVIGLADILKSSTADAISELQKTGAEVYMLTGDNDHTAKVIASRAGITRYRANMMPSDKAFFIKELQSTGKVVAMVGDGVNDSQALAEADVSVAMAQGADIAIDVAGMTIMSSDLSKIPAAIRLSKYTVGTIRQNLFWAFIYNLIGIPIAAGILYPLWGIMLNPMIAAAAMALSSVSVVSNSLRLRTKKI, encoded by the coding sequence ATGAAATCAATTACAAAAACGTATCCTGTCGAAGGCATGAGCTGTGCCTCGTGCGCTCTGAATGTGGAGAGAACTCTGAAGCGTCAGCCCGGTGTAGCCAGCGCAGCAGTGAACTATGCCAATTCGTCAGCAGTTATAGAGTTTAAGGAGCCTGTTGATGCCACTTTACTTCAATCAGCCATCCGTTCGATAGGATACGATCTCATCATTGAAGAAGACAAGACTGAGAGCGCCGAAGAAAAACAACAAAGTCACTACAGGCAGCTGCTTTTCAATATGACAGGTGCACTGGCACTGGCATTTCCCGTAATGGTTATTTCCATGTTTTTCATGTCAGTTCCTTTTGCCAACTATATTATGCTTGTACTTACCCTGCCTGTTCTTGTTTTTTTTGGCAGGAATTTTTTCATTAACGCGTTCCGGCTTGCACGGCATGGGCAGGCCAATATGGATACGCTGGTTGCTTTGAGCACCGGGATCGCCTTTCTTTTCAGTCTTTTCAACACTTTCTATCCGCATTTCTGGCACTCAAGGGGATTACATCCGCACGTGTATTATGAGGCCTCAGCCGTTGTAATAGCTTTTATTCTTATTGGTAAAGTCCTTGAAGAAAGAGCCAAATCAAAGACTTCTTCTGCCATACGGAAATTAATGGGATTACAACCCGACCTGGCCGTGATGCTCGACGAACAGGGAAATGAAAAAACAGTACCCGTATCCCTTGTCAGGCATGAAAACCGACTTCGGGTGAAACCCGGCGACAAAATTCCGGTTGACGGCGAATTCTTCTCAGGCACCTCCTCAATTGACGAAAGCACAATCACGGGTGAATCGATGCCTGTAGACAAAACAAAGGGTGACAGAGTTTTTGCCGGCACAATGAATCTGAACGGGAGCTTCGTAATGATTGCGAAACAGGTGGGTTCCGAAACCGTTCTTTCAAGAATTATTCAAATGGTTCAACAAGCCCAGGGCAGTAAAGCTCCTGTGCAAAAAACAGTGGACAGGGTGGCCGGAATTTTCGTGCCTGTTGTTATAACTATTTCGCTGTTGAGCTTTGCCGGTTGGATGTTCTTTGGTGGCGACATTTCACGGGCACTTCTGGCCATGGTTACTGTGCTTGTCATTGCCTGTCCATGTGCGCTCGGATTAGCCACACCAACTGCCATCATGGTGGGTATGGGAAAAGGAGCCAGGAACGGAATCCTTATCAAGGACGCGGAAAGCCTTGAAAGGATAAGGGATATCAATGCCATTGTGATGGATAAAACAGGTACTCTGACGGTCGGACACCCTGCCGTAACCGGCATTAAATGGTTTGCAGAAGGAAAGGACATACCTGCCTATACCCGGCTGCTTATTTCTATAGAAAAATTATCTTCGCACCCTTTGGCTTCTGCTATTGTATCTTCGCTGTCAAAACAAACAGGAGAATATAGTGAACCGGGTTTTTTTGAAAATCTTCCGGGTAAAGGTGTCAAAGCACGGTTTGACGGCAAATCATTTTTTACAGGAAATATTAAACTGCTTGCCGATGAGGAAATTCCAATAAGTGCAGGACAGATGCAGTATATAAATGCCATGCAGGAAGAGGCCAACACGGTGGTGCTTTTTGCAGACGAAAACGGGCTTCTTGCGGTTATCGGACTTGCCGATATCCTGAAATCATCTACAGCCGATGCAATCTCTGAATTACAGAAAACCGGTGCTGAAGTATATATGCTCACAGGAGATAATGATCATACGGCAAAGGTTATAGCTTCACGAGCAGGTATCACTCGTTACAGGGCGAATATGATGCCATCGGATAAAGCTTTTTTTATAAAAGAACTGCAATCAACGGGTAAAGTGGTGGCTATGGTGGGTGACGGAGTGAACGATTCACAGGCACTTGCTGAAGCTGATGTAAGCGTCGCCATGGCACAGGGAGCCGATATTGCTATTGATGTTGCAGGTATGACAATCATGTCGTCCGATCTCAGCAAGATTCCGGCTGCCATTCGTTTATCGAAATACACAGTCGGCACAATTCGTCAGAACCTGTTCTGGGCCTTTATTTATAACCTGATAGGAATCCCCATTGCAGCCGGGATATTATACCCTCTGTGGGGAATCATGCTGAATCCTATGATTGCCGCCGCTGCAATGGCATTAAGTTCTGTTTCGGTCGTTTCCAACAGTCTTCGGCTGCGTACAAAGAAGATTTAA